A window of the Polaribacter batillariae genome harbors these coding sequences:
- a CDS encoding IS982 family transposase: MIIYSKITEIFCLVDEFCKEYDQIVSKHLLGNPSKRPSVMSNSEVITITILFQLSGFRTFKHFYVYYLQKHMQDDFPATVSYNRFTELMQQNLMPMTLFLKTCCLGNSTGISFVDSTPVRVCSPKRIKNNKVFKGIATTGKSTIGWFHGFKLHIVINDKGEILNFCITQANVDDRTPLKKKSFLDKIYGKLYADKGYVGKDLMQLLFADGLHLITHIKNNMKNSLMTMSDKILLRKRSVIETVNDELKNICQIEHSRHRSFTNFLSNIIAGLIAYSFLPKKPAIKYQTVKSNQLTIY; the protein is encoded by the coding sequence ATGATAATCTACTCTAAAATTACTGAAATTTTCTGTCTTGTTGATGAATTTTGTAAAGAATATGACCAAATAGTCAGTAAACACCTTTTAGGCAATCCATCAAAACGTCCCAGTGTTATGTCAAATAGCGAGGTAATTACCATTACCATTTTGTTTCAGCTTAGTGGTTTTAGGACCTTTAAACACTTTTACGTGTATTACTTGCAAAAGCATATGCAAGATGATTTCCCAGCTACAGTTTCATACAATAGATTTACAGAACTCATGCAGCAAAACCTCATGCCAATGACTTTATTTTTAAAGACATGTTGTTTAGGTAATTCTACGGGTATTTCTTTTGTAGATTCTACACCTGTTAGAGTTTGCAGCCCCAAACGAATTAAGAATAATAAAGTATTTAAAGGCATTGCAACCACTGGAAAATCCACTATAGGATGGTTCCATGGCTTTAAATTGCATATCGTTATAAATGATAAAGGTGAAATCCTAAACTTCTGCATAACCCAAGCTAATGTTGATGATAGAACGCCATTAAAAAAGAAGTCTTTTTTAGATAAAATTTATGGTAAGTTATATGCGGACAAAGGTTATGTTGGAAAAGATTTAATGCAGTTACTTTTTGCTGATGGATTGCATTTAATTACTCATATTAAAAACAATATGAAGAATTCTTTAATGACAATGAGTGATAAAATTTTACTGCGTAAACGCTCTGTTATTGAAACCGTAAATGACGAACTCAAAAATATTTGTCAAATTGAACATTCTAGACATAGAAGTTTTACTAATTTCTTGTCAAACATAATCGCAGGTCTTATTGCATATAGCTTTTTACCAAAAAAACCTGCTATAAAATATCAGACTGTAAAGTCTAATCAGTTGACAATTTATTAA
- a CDS encoding PLP-dependent transferase, whose product MHNSKLQNYIKNVLENMPKDWLNLTTHRLDIYNEELAKTEFTHQFEALFDHNNFKLSALEELPTAYDYIRLGHPLSCVLEWVIGNLHKLNFENIISFSSETMPILAILRTNLLANKKTRILYSNKLPASFNTKILKSVYGYQFQLKKVENVSAISKFDGSTIFIEEQNKISLQNLHSNIDFHIHIYKNLGSILLINGEENESYISDIQHVRRRETIAMTPFDCLIALEAFVENTSFKKKNNDFETNKKSVLNSIKKITETTLKPLVGSSGLSVQYAIMMGLVHHAQENYPKKAIKFIVPPNCYGGTNDQARRVAACNANIEIVDLPVDGDNDMVQSVHTVLEKIAYEDAIPYIIAEIPTNPRVEVPDLIELKDALSKERKTANGEIAMDPVFILDQTFCPNVHFLGEGEILSTVKTISYASGSKFPSGGNCTAGYMVGNNKTANLIEKIEIHLKLCDNEATNFQMEILAKQLPSMNQRIAAAYKNTREFVNFIHKTLPAAKINFVSSTLAKQGFTPSVFSLDLPTKGNSAEEKEAYKRKLNHKLIHLMITEIPNESKYCVSYGQLKGCYWTIPATSTQGTTKEGDKDYIARVSLSPDLDLEHHKKVFLKFVEAI is encoded by the coding sequence ATGCATAATAGTAAATTACAGAATTACATAAAAAACGTGTTAGAAAATATGCCAAAAGATTGGCTAAACCTAACAACACACAGGTTAGATATTTATAATGAAGAATTGGCAAAAACCGAATTTACGCACCAATTTGAAGCTTTATTCGACCATAATAATTTTAAATTATCTGCATTAGAAGAATTGCCAACTGCGTACGATTATATTCGATTAGGGCATCCTTTATCTTGTGTTTTAGAATGGGTTATTGGAAATTTACACAAGTTAAATTTTGAAAACATCATTAGTTTTTCATCTGAAACCATGCCTATTTTGGCAATTTTAAGAACCAATTTATTGGCGAATAAAAAAACTCGAATTTTGTATTCTAACAAGTTACCAGCATCTTTTAATACTAAAATTTTAAAAAGTGTTTATGGGTATCAATTTCAATTGAAAAAAGTAGAAAACGTTTCAGCTATTTCTAAATTCGATGGAAGTACCATTTTTATTGAAGAACAAAATAAAATTTCTTTGCAAAATCTACATTCAAACATCGATTTTCACATCCATATTTATAAAAATTTGGGCAGTATTTTATTGATAAATGGAGAAGAAAACGAGTCTTACATTTCCGATATTCAACATGTAAGAAGAAGAGAAACCATTGCAATGACGCCTTTTGATTGCTTAATTGCTTTGGAAGCGTTCGTAGAAAATACTTCTTTTAAAAAGAAAAATAATGATTTTGAAACGAATAAAAAAAGTGTTTTAAATTCCATCAAAAAAATTACAGAAACCACTTTAAAACCTTTGGTGGGTTCAAGCGGTTTGTCTGTTCAATACGCAATTATGATGGGTTTGGTACATCATGCACAAGAAAATTATCCTAAAAAAGCCATTAAATTTATAGTTCCGCCAAATTGTTATGGAGGCACAAACGACCAAGCAAGGCGTGTTGCTGCTTGTAATGCAAATATAGAAATTGTAGATTTACCTGTTGATGGCGATAATGATATGGTACAAAGCGTACACACCGTTTTAGAAAAAATTGCCTACGAAGATGCGATTCCGTATATTATTGCAGAAATTCCTACAAATCCACGAGTGGAAGTTCCAGATTTAATCGAATTAAAAGATGCTTTAAGCAAAGAGCGTAAAACTGCAAATGGCGAAATTGCCATGGATCCTGTTTTTATTTTAGACCAAACATTTTGCCCAAATGTTCATTTTTTAGGCGAAGGCGAAATTCTTTCTACAGTTAAAACAATTTCTTATGCAAGTGGATCTAAATTTCCGAGTGGCGGAAATTGTACTGCTGGTTATATGGTTGGTAATAATAAAACTGCCAATTTAATAGAGAAAATAGAAATCCACCTAAAACTTTGTGATAACGAAGCTACAAATTTTCAAATGGAAATCTTGGCAAAACAACTGCCTTCCATGAACCAACGAATTGCAGCTGCTTATAAAAATACGCGCGAATTTGTAAATTTTATTCACAAAACATTACCAGCAGCAAAAATAAATTTTGTTTCCTCGACACTGGCAAAACAAGGTTTTACCCCTTCTGTTTTTTCTTTAGATTTACCAACAAAAGGAAATTCTGCTGAAGAAAAAGAAGCATATAAAAGAAAATTGAATCATAAATTAATCCATTTAATGATTACTGAAATCCCTAATGAGAGTAAGTATTGTGTAAGTTATGGTCAGTTAAAAGGTTGTTATTGGACCATTCCTGCAACCTCAACACAAGGAACCACTAAAGAAGGCGATAAAGATTATATTGCAAGAGTTTCGCTTTCTCCAGATTTAGATTTAGAGCATCATAAAAAAGTGTTTTTAAAGTTTGTAGAAGCGATTTAA